The Pelmatolapia mariae isolate MD_Pm_ZW linkage group LG10_11, Pm_UMD_F_2, whole genome shotgun sequence genome includes a region encoding these proteins:
- the mettl27 gene encoding methyltransferase-like protein 27: MSAVANTFENVKAVILSAHKNTTSRDKVSFYNSWAENYDQDVAVLDYRAPTLAANCISSHFSGDREGAVVLDVACGTGLVATQLKKLGFGKFVGIDGSKAMLELARQSGLYQDSKQIMLGDEPLPIQWVDSFDVVVIVGALSFGHVPPAVVRDLCKSTKPGGYICMTTRSNQDNLEYKGFLDSELRQMENEGLWTCVEVTEVENWERAVSEYEDGYISGAVYLYKKL, from the exons AAAAATACAACATCAAGGGACAAGGTCTCCTTCTACAACTCCTGGGCAGAGAACTATGATCAG GATGTGGCTGTCCTGGATTACCGTGCACCAACTCTGGCAGCAAACTGCATCTCTTCCCATTTCAGTGGAGATCGTGAAGGTGCCGTCGTATTGGATGTGGCCTGTGGTACAGGACTGGTGGCCACACAg TTGAAGAAACTTGGATTTGGAAAGTTTGTGGGTATAGATGGAAGCAAAGCTATGTTGGAGTTGGCAAGACAGAGCGGGTTGTACCAGGATTCGAAGCAAATCATGCTGGGAGATGAGCCACTGCCTATCCAGTGGG TAGATTCGTTTGATGTGGTTGTGATTGTTGGAGCACTAAGTTTTGGTCATGTCCCTCCTGCTGTGGTCAGAGATCTGTGCAAGTCCACCAAACCAG GTGGCTACATTTGCATGACTACCAGAAGTAACCAGGACAATCTGGAGTACAAAGGCTTTCTTGACTCTGAGCTCAGGCAGATGGAGAACGAGGGGCTTTGGACTTGTGTAGAGGTCACAGAGGTGGAAAATTGGGAGAGAGCTGTGTCGGAGTACGAGGATGGCTACATATCTGGCGCTGTATATCTCTACAAGAAACTATAA